From one Conexivisphaerales archaeon genomic stretch:
- a CDS encoding 30S ribosomal protein S27e, whose translation MVRKERVLYPRPKSSFLLVKCHSCGTERVVYSHATVPTKCDACGEVLTEPRGGKTLIKAQILRKMD comes from the coding sequence ATGGTCAGAAAAGAGAGGGTTCTCTACCCAAGGCCCAAGTCGAGTTTCCTTCTGGTTAAATGCCACTCATGCGGGACGGAAAGAGTGGTCTATTCTCACGCAACTGTGCCTACAAAGTGTGACGCCTGTGGTGAAGTACTGACAGAGCCGAGGGGAGGGAAGACACTGATAAAGGCGCAGATACTCAGAAAGATGGACTGA
- a CDS encoding 50S ribosomal protein L44e — MKYPKTRNMYCPRCKKQTEHTVSIYKKGKERVFAEGARRHAEEKRGYGGQKYAELVRTAKTTKKISLLMKCKVCGYVVPKEGIRIRKVELVE, encoded by the coding sequence TTGAAGTACCCGAAGACAAGAAACATGTATTGTCCCAGATGCAAGAAACAGACAGAGCACACAGTAAGCATATACAAGAAGGGTAAGGAAAGAGTCTTCGCCGAGGGGGCAAGGAGACATGCAGAAGAGAAGAGAGGATACGGAGGCCAGAAATATGCAGAGCTGGTAAGGACTGCCAAGACTACAAAGAAGATATCACTTCTAATGAAGTGCAAGGTCTGCGGGTACGTTGTTCCAAAGGAAGGAATCAGGATAAGAAAGGTCGAGCTCGTAGAGTGA
- a CDS encoding DNA primase small subunit domain-containing protein: MDVQTKQFLQNEFRKYYFSRTAEVEIPDNPSAREFGYLTFDGVMVRHIGCEDEGEVKALILKEVPRGFFASVAKYENPSLPIEEKGWTQSDLVFDIDAGDLGLKCIAEHDFYLCQSCYTPYKVKVDECNACRSKSVVEVKWVCKECIEATEAESEKLQQILEADFGIPSSKIRRYFSGHRGFHVHVRDSGYETLDQNARLEIVEYLSGIGLLPKHFGFSARWASYDSDKLPLEREPGWRGRVARRIIELTSITDSKQAFAAYYAKNRDKIKESMESVLQSVAVRVDRAVTIDLHRIFRMPGTLHDKSGLIKKLFRENDDPLATAVGLGSFPVEAWVAYSPVFSLKGESFGPYRNETTKLPAYAAAFLAMKGLARVKRRIDE; this comes from the coding sequence TTGGATGTCCAGACCAAGCAATTCCTGCAGAACGAATTCCGCAAATACTATTTCAGCAGAACGGCAGAAGTGGAAATTCCGGATAACCCATCTGCCAGAGAATTCGGCTATCTGACCTTTGATGGTGTGATGGTAAGGCACATAGGCTGTGAAGACGAAGGAGAAGTCAAAGCTCTGATCCTGAAAGAAGTTCCAAGAGGTTTTTTCGCTTCGGTTGCAAAATATGAGAATCCTTCCTTGCCGATAGAGGAGAAGGGCTGGACCCAGTCAGACCTTGTATTTGATATAGATGCCGGAGACCTGGGATTGAAATGCATCGCTGAACATGACTTCTACCTGTGCCAATCATGCTATACACCCTACAAGGTCAAAGTTGATGAGTGCAATGCATGCAGGTCCAAATCTGTTGTTGAGGTGAAATGGGTATGCAAAGAGTGTATAGAGGCGACTGAGGCAGAATCAGAGAAACTGCAGCAGATACTTGAAGCAGATTTTGGTATCCCTTCCTCCAAAATAAGAAGGTATTTTTCAGGCCACAGAGGGTTTCACGTTCATGTGAGAGATTCAGGGTATGAAACGCTAGACCAGAACGCGAGACTGGAGATCGTTGAATACCTTTCAGGTATTGGTTTATTGCCTAAGCATTTTGGTTTCTCAGCAAGATGGGCTAGTTATGATTCGGACAAGCTCCCGCTGGAAAGGGAACCAGGCTGGCGTGGAAGGGTGGCGAGAAGAATTATCGAGCTCACTTCGATAACAGATTCAAAGCAGGCGTTCGCAGCATATTATGCCAAGAATAGGGATAAGATAAAAGAATCGATGGAGTCGGTTCTGCAGAGTGTTGCAGTGAGGGTAGATAGAGCAGTCACAATAGACCTTCACAGGATATTCAGGATGCCTGGCACTTTGCACGACAAGTCTGGACTGATAAAAAAGCTGTTCAGAGAGAATGATGACCCTCTTGCGACCGCCGTAGGCTTGGGCTCTTTCCCGGTTGAAGCGTGGGTAGCCTATTCACCCGTCTTCAGCCTCAAGGGAGAGTCGTTTGGTCCGTACAGGAACGAGACGACCAAACTGCCAGCATACGCTGCTGCCTTTCTCGCAATGAAAGGACTGGCAAGGGTAAAGAGGAGAATAGATGAATAA